A single Desulfobaculum xiamenense DNA region contains:
- a CDS encoding MotA/TolQ/ExbB proton channel family protein: MTRNMIVLFVVLAAMAAFAATGRGAETGWPEAARGVEANLATARADAAETRRAMEQERDALIAEHRAAKDSTAALEREVRDLEREFNALLEREQGLRTELADQQEEMKALEGTIRTAAKEADTLSRQNPITAEHPDRDDVVRALLDTKRFPGMDDVRALTGIFFDEITATGELARREGDFTGPDGSPAHGSILRIGRFATCYSLPDGRAGYLLPDAAGTGLTAVTGGADADAADDAADFMAAKATLLPVDLSGGAVFARIADEKDLLGWLASGGLLIWPILLVGVAALALIVERIAALWRVHSATGDELRDIQSLATAKDWNACRERCAANTRSPACRVIGSMLESIGTTREILEDTMQEAILRELPRLERFLPTLSVLAAIAPLLGLLGTVTGMINTFQAITLFGAGNPRMMSGGISEALITTQVGLAVAIPIMVAHHALERRVDAIIGDMEEKGASLAIELARNGAVGTENGHA, translated from the coding sequence ATGACCCGCAACATGATCGTGCTCTTCGTGGTGCTGGCGGCCATGGCCGCCTTCGCGGCAACGGGACGCGGCGCGGAAACCGGCTGGCCCGAGGCCGCGCGCGGCGTGGAGGCCAATCTCGCCACCGCTCGGGCCGACGCCGCAGAAACGCGGCGCGCCATGGAGCAGGAGCGAGACGCCCTCATCGCCGAACACCGCGCGGCCAAGGACTCCACGGCGGCTCTCGAACGCGAGGTCCGCGACCTTGAACGCGAATTCAACGCCCTGCTCGAACGCGAACAGGGGCTACGCACCGAACTGGCGGACCAGCAGGAAGAGATGAAGGCCCTCGAAGGCACCATCCGCACCGCCGCCAAGGAGGCCGACACCCTTTCGCGCCAGAACCCCATCACCGCCGAACATCCGGACCGCGACGACGTGGTGCGCGCGCTTTTGGATACAAAACGCTTCCCCGGCATGGACGACGTGCGCGCGCTGACGGGCATCTTCTTCGACGAAATCACTGCCACGGGCGAGCTGGCCCGGCGCGAGGGCGATTTCACCGGTCCGGACGGCAGCCCTGCCCACGGCAGCATCCTGCGCATCGGCCGCTTCGCGACCTGCTATAGCCTGCCTGACGGACGTGCCGGATACCTGCTGCCCGACGCCGCCGGAACCGGCCTCACCGCCGTCACCGGCGGCGCTGACGCCGACGCCGCAGACGACGCCGCCGACTTCATGGCCGCAAAGGCGACGCTTTTGCCCGTGGACCTCTCGGGCGGCGCGGTGTTCGCCCGCATCGCAGACGAAAAGGACCTCCTCGGCTGGCTCGCGTCCGGCGGCCTGCTCATCTGGCCGATCCTGCTTGTCGGCGTCGCGGCGCTGGCGCTCATCGTGGAGCGCATCGCCGCCCTGTGGCGCGTGCACTCGGCAACGGGCGACGAACTCCGCGACATCCAGAGCCTCGCCACCGCGAAGGACTGGAACGCCTGCCGCGAACGCTGCGCAGCGAACACCCGGTCCCCGGCCTGCCGGGTCATCGGGAGCATGCTCGAATCCATTGGCACCACGCGCGAAATCCTCGAAGACACCATGCAGGAAGCCATCCTGCGCGAACTGCCGCGCCTCGAACGCTTCCTGCCCACGCTGTCGGTGCTGGCGGCCATCGCGCCGCTGCTCGGCCTGCTTGGCACCGTGACCGGCATGATCAACACCTTCCAGGCCATCACCCTGTTCGGCGCGGGCAACCCGCGCATGATGTCCGGCGGCATCTCCGAAGCGCTCATCACCACGCAGGTGGGCCTTGCCGTGGCCATCCCGATCATGGTGGCCCACCACGCCCTCGAACGCCGCGTGGACGCCATCATCGGCGACATGGAGGAAAAGGGCGCGTCCCTTGCCATCGAACTGGCCAGAAACGGCGCGGTGGGCACGGAGAACGGCCATGCATGA
- a CDS encoding DUF3450 domain-containing protein → MTRQPLHSALLAGALCCLLATAPQAVRAADAPDATQAQRAVRSTVSVSAEAQRIANAWADERADLQARLRDLKAREAWLGFRRDKYRAYIANQRETIAELERRKDEFAKVRDQLEPFLDDTAKRLDAAIAADLPFLAEERAARMAFLRDSLDDYHLPLSEKLRRTLETLQVEAGYGRGAEATDTVLDIGGRRLQVTLLRLGRIGLYCRAADGSLCAMWDRASGEWTVIDDDGARSVRQGIEMAQRRRAADILALPMGGAR, encoded by the coding sequence ATGACAAGACAACCGCTCCATTCCGCCCTCCTCGCGGGAGCGCTCTGCTGCCTGCTGGCCACCGCGCCGCAGGCGGTCCGCGCCGCAGACGCGCCCGACGCCACGCAGGCCCAGCGCGCCGTGCGCAGCACGGTGAGCGTGTCCGCCGAGGCCCAGCGCATCGCCAACGCATGGGCCGACGAACGCGCGGACCTGCAAGCCCGCCTGCGCGACCTCAAGGCACGCGAGGCGTGGCTCGGCTTCCGCCGCGACAAGTACCGCGCCTACATCGCCAACCAGCGCGAGACCATCGCCGAACTCGAACGCCGCAAGGACGAGTTCGCCAAGGTCCGCGATCAGCTCGAACCCTTTCTGGACGACACCGCCAAGCGGCTGGATGCCGCCATCGCGGCGGACCTGCCGTTCCTCGCCGAGGAACGCGCGGCGCGCATGGCCTTCCTGCGCGACTCCCTCGACGACTACCACCTGCCCTTGAGCGAGAAGCTCCGGCGCACACTGGAGACCCTGCAGGTGGAGGCCGGTTACGGACGCGGCGCAGAGGCCACGGACACCGTGCTCGACATCGGCGGACGCAGGCTTCAGGTCACCCTGCTGCGCCTCGGGCGCATCGGACTTTACTGCCGCGCGGCGGACGGCTCCCTGTGCGCCATGTGGGACCGCGCCAGCGGCGAATGGACCGTCATCGACGACGACGGCGCACGCTCCGTGCGTCAGGGCATCGAAATGGCCCAGCGCAGGCGTGCGGCGGACATTCTCGCCCTGCCCATGGGAGGTGCGCGATGA
- a CDS encoding ABC transporter ATP-binding protein, producing the protein MSLICESLGFAYNGRPILADISFRVERGELCAVLGRNGSGKSTLLACLCGLERPRSGRVTINGLDITRADRASVARTVSLVPQEHVDIFPFPVLDVVVMGRTAHLGLSGRPTPEDYEAAMDVLRTLNAAHLATRNFNRISGGERQTALLARALLQTREALLMDEPTNHLDFNNQHTLLARIRELCRQRGTRVVATLHDPNVARLFADHVIMLRDGHIIAQGPPSEVMTEDSVSRLYETPTRRITTAEGMELFLPEMAWEAAVGNGTRGNNAP; encoded by the coding sequence ATGAGCCTCATCTGCGAATCCCTCGGTTTCGCCTACAACGGCCGCCCCATCCTCGCGGACATTTCCTTTCGCGTGGAGCGCGGGGAACTGTGCGCCGTGCTCGGGCGCAACGGCTCCGGCAAGTCCACCCTGCTCGCCTGCCTGTGCGGGCTGGAACGCCCGCGCTCCGGCCGCGTCACCATCAACGGGTTGGACATCACGCGCGCGGACCGGGCCAGCGTGGCGCGCACGGTGAGCCTCGTCCCGCAGGAACACGTCGACATCTTTCCCTTTCCGGTCCTCGACGTGGTGGTCATGGGCCGCACGGCCCACCTCGGGCTGTCCGGTCGCCCCACGCCGGAGGACTACGAGGCAGCTATGGACGTTCTGCGCACGCTCAACGCCGCCCACCTCGCCACGCGCAACTTCAACCGCATCTCCGGCGGCGAGCGGCAGACGGCGCTTCTGGCGCGGGCGCTCCTCCAGACGCGCGAGGCACTACTCATGGACGAGCCGACCAACCATCTCGACTTCAACAACCAGCACACCCTGCTGGCGCGCATCCGCGAACTGTGCCGCCAACGCGGCACCCGCGTGGTGGCCACCCTGCACGATCCCAACGTCGCCCGCCTGTTCGCGGACCACGTCATCATGCTGCGCGACGGCCACATCATCGCACAGGGTCCGCCAAGCGAGGTCATGACCGAGGACAGCGTGAGCCGCCTCTACGAGACGCCGACCCGGCGCATCACCACCGCCGAGGGCATGGAACTCTTCCTGCCCGAGATGGCGTGGGAGGCAGCCGTCGGCAACGGGACACGCGGGAACAATGCTCCGTGA
- a CDS encoding iron chelate uptake ABC transporter family permease subunit codes for MTEHAIALAAARARRTDVTPLAALCALFCCVFAASLWVGRVDISPAELPMAWDAFRGVEGADPALRVKALAFFLVRLPRCIMAALVGAGLAVSGAAYQGLFRNPLVSPDILGVSAGATFGAALGLVLPGTAFGSIQTLAFVFGMLAVGLAVSIARAVAVKPVLVLVLAGLVVLSVFNAGITLLKYVADPYNELPAIIFWIMGSMSRASWHELTVALPVIGVGIALILGLRYRLNVLSLGDMQARSLGVTPGPWRLLFLATGSMIVAVSVATCGQVCWVGLVIPHIARTLVGPNHGRMLPVAAVAGAVFLLLADTAARSITTAEMPISVVTAFTGAPLFAYLLYRNRGSGWS; via the coding sequence GTGACCGAACACGCCATCGCCCTCGCGGCCGCCCGCGCACGCAGGACCGACGTCACGCCACTCGCCGCGCTGTGCGCCCTGTTCTGCTGCGTCTTCGCGGCATCGCTGTGGGTTGGGCGGGTGGACATCTCCCCCGCTGAACTCCCCATGGCGTGGGACGCCTTCCGGGGTGTGGAGGGCGCGGACCCGGCCCTTCGCGTCAAGGCGCTGGCCTTCTTCCTCGTGCGGCTGCCGCGCTGCATCATGGCCGCGCTGGTGGGCGCGGGGCTGGCCGTGTCCGGCGCGGCCTATCAGGGACTCTTCCGCAATCCCCTCGTGTCTCCGGACATTCTCGGCGTCTCCGCCGGCGCGACCTTCGGCGCGGCCCTTGGCCTCGTGCTGCCCGGAACGGCCTTCGGCTCCATCCAGACGCTGGCCTTCGTCTTCGGGATGCTCGCCGTGGGGCTGGCCGTGTCCATCGCACGGGCCGTGGCGGTGAAGCCGGTGCTCGTGCTCGTGCTGGCCGGGCTGGTAGTGCTCTCAGTGTTCAACGCGGGCATCACCCTGCTCAAATACGTCGCCGATCCCTACAACGAGCTGCCCGCCATCATCTTCTGGATCATGGGCAGCATGAGTCGCGCCTCGTGGCACGAACTGACCGTGGCCCTGCCCGTCATCGGCGTGGGAATCGCCCTCATCCTCGGCCTGCGCTACCGGCTGAACGTCCTCTCCCTCGGCGACATGCAGGCGCGCTCCCTCGGCGTCACGCCCGGACCGTGGCGGCTGTTGTTCCTCGCGACGGGGTCCATGATCGTGGCGGTCAGCGTGGCCACCTGCGGGCAGGTCTGCTGGGTGGGGCTGGTCATCCCGCATATCGCCAGGACGCTCGTCGGCCCGAACCATGGGCGCATGCTGCCCGTGGCGGCCGTGGCCGGGGCCGTGTTCCTGCTTCTGGCCGACACCGCCGCGCGCAGCATCACCACGGCCGAAATGCCCATCAGCGTCGTCACCGCCTTCACCGGCGCACCGCTGTTCGCCTATCTCCTGTACCGCAACCGGGGGAGCGGCTGGTCATGA
- a CDS encoding ABC transporter substrate-binding protein yields the protein MKRPVPTPHIPAWSALALCAAVVLATLFAPTIGSARTVTDMAGRVVEAPERATRIVTTYKPASLCLAALGLMDRLAGIDTDSKFDDLQSGLRPQLRKLPGVGRKSTGLNLETILSVQPDLVILYSQKDGRQIAERLREYGICAVIIEPETFEGLFAALRLIATAAGEPQRAERAIAECERVLGLVRDRVDEIPATARRSVYFAAPHDFFATATGDLLQDDIITRAGGRNVGHELSGFFHEISPEQFMLWNPDLVAVSAHARRKAAEALAGAQFAQVSAVVSGQVYGFPSELAPWDFPSPLSALGVLWLAKRLYPERMADVDLMTEIDRFHATLFGRSFTDLEGRLDDGTDG from the coding sequence ATGAAACGCCCCGTCCCGACGCCCCACATCCCCGCATGGTCCGCCCTCGCGCTGTGCGCGGCGGTGGTCCTTGCCACGCTCTTCGCGCCAACCATAGGCTCCGCCCGCACGGTGACGGACATGGCCGGGCGCGTTGTCGAGGCCCCAGAGCGCGCCACGCGCATCGTGACCACCTACAAGCCCGCGAGCCTATGCCTCGCCGCTCTCGGCCTCATGGACCGGCTGGCGGGCATCGACACGGACTCCAAGTTCGACGACCTGCAAAGCGGCCTGCGCCCACAACTGCGCAAACTGCCCGGCGTTGGCCGCAAATCCACCGGGCTCAACCTCGAAACCATCCTCTCGGTGCAACCGGACCTCGTCATCCTCTACTCGCAGAAGGACGGCAGGCAGATCGCCGAACGCCTGCGCGAGTACGGCATCTGCGCCGTCATCATCGAACCGGAGACCTTCGAGGGACTCTTCGCCGCGCTACGCCTTATCGCCACCGCCGCAGGCGAGCCGCAGCGCGCCGAACGCGCCATCGCCGAATGCGAGCGGGTTCTCGGCCTCGTTCGGGACCGCGTGGACGAAATCCCGGCTACGGCCCGGCGTTCGGTCTACTTCGCCGCACCGCACGACTTCTTCGCCACGGCCACCGGCGATCTCCTGCAGGACGACATCATCACCCGCGCCGGCGGCCGCAACGTGGGCCACGAGCTGTCCGGCTTCTTCCACGAGATTTCGCCGGAACAGTTCATGCTGTGGAACCCCGATCTGGTGGCGGTATCCGCCCATGCCCGGCGCAAGGCCGCCGAGGCGCTGGCCGGGGCGCAGTTCGCGCAGGTGTCCGCCGTGGTCAGCGGGCAGGTCTACGGATTCCCGTCGGAACTCGCTCCGTGGGACTTTCCCTCGCCGCTCTCGGCACTTGGCGTGCTGTGGCTGGCCAAGCGCCTGTACCCGGAGCGCATGGCCGACGTGGACCTCATGACCGAGATCGACCGCTTCCACGCAACGCTCTTCGGACGCAGCTTCACGGACCTCGAAGGCCGTCTTGACGACGGAACGGACGGCTAG
- a CDS encoding nucleoside-triphosphatase, with translation MNKRPAAIFVTGDRHVGKSTLVARLAERERAQGRALAGVLAHGLWEDGIRSGFVLEDLSTGTRTPLSRRVSPPGNGAPFAFQPGADEAIRRALAPARCLAAGVAVVDEVGRMELNGGGFAPLLAPLLALPVTHLWVVRTAFAADVAQAFSLSPICVDAAAPDALDRLSRLLDTSRGDLS, from the coding sequence ATGAACAAGCGGCCAGCCGCCATCTTCGTCACCGGAGACAGGCACGTCGGCAAGAGCACCCTTGTCGCGCGGCTCGCCGAGCGCGAGCGCGCGCAGGGCCGCGCCCTCGCCGGAGTGCTGGCCCACGGCCTGTGGGAGGACGGCATCCGCTCCGGCTTCGTGCTGGAGGACCTCTCCACCGGGACGCGCACGCCGCTCTCGCGCCGCGTGTCGCCCCCCGGCAACGGCGCACCCTTCGCGTTCCAGCCCGGCGCGGACGAAGCCATCCGCCGCGCCCTCGCGCCCGCACGCTGCCTCGCGGCCGGGGTGGCCGTGGTCGACGAAGTGGGCCGGATGGAACTCAACGGCGGGGGATTCGCGCCGCTGCTCGCCCCACTTCTCGCCCTGCCCGTGACGCATCTGTGGGTTGTGCGGACGGCCTTCGCGGCCGACGTGGCCCAAGCTTTTTCCCTCTCGCCCATCTGCGTCGACGCCGCAGCGCCCGACGCCCTCGACAGGCTCTCCCGCCTGCTCGACACATCCCGAGGAGACCTGTCGTGA